In a single window of the Debaryomyces hansenii CBS767 chromosome A complete sequence genome:
- a CDS encoding DEHA2A01496p (similar to uniprot|P40030 Saccharomyces cerevisiae YER044C ERG28 Endoplasmic reticulum membrane protein), protein MKISSMKTTNVYGEPPLNIKMIPYFQSFLPTTTSQGGYLPHWLLFISVVSIFNSLQTYQSPDLTLTRRVYESAPTNEVTKLSARTFGTWTFITSIVRFYGAYYLVGNKQIYELCMWSFAVAGGHFISEWLYFGNCKLGKGLAGPLIVSSTSLLWMYLQKDFYLN, encoded by the coding sequence atgaaaatttcttcCATGAAAACCACAAATGTTTATGGAGAACCACCTTTAAACATCAAAATGATCCCATATTTCCAATCATTCTTACCAACAACTACGTCGCAGGGGGGATACTTGCCCCATTGGTTATTATTCATATCCGTTGTTTCgattttcaattccttgCAGACATATCAATCACCCGATTTGACTTTAACCAGAAGAGTCTATGAATCAGCCCCAACAAACGAAGTTACCAAATTGAGTGCTAGAACCTTCGGTACTTGGACTTTCATTACGTCAATTGTTAGATTTTACGGTGCGTACTACTTGGTTGGTAACAAACAAATCTACGAATTGTGTATGTGGAGTTTTGCTGTAGCCGGAGGACATTTTATCAGTGAATGGTTATACTTTGGTAACTGCAAATTAGGTAAAGGATTGGCAGGCCCATTGATTGTCAGTAGTACCAGTTTGCTCTGGATGTACTTGCAAAAAGACTTTTATcttaattga
- a CDS encoding DEHA2A01452p (no similarity): MKFENVAILFSIAAAVVANEEGAKHRRSLGDKGNSNSLTSIYRRDVEGHKLGWRGIGWSKLSSRAVTDDGTVGVESTDGSDGSDGSDGSTAGVENTEGNVDGVVQSTEESDQDAEGSDDGKGVESTEESDENAEGSGTTAVESTGVESTGIESTRVESTGIESTGVESTQGSDDGTASAGRVGNGGEDDTPDDKGCNRYGRGSDGKKCDYHGPKPKPGDPDDEEDDKQCNRHGKNRHGDKCDYHPPGGDDDDDNDDDDNDDDDNDDDDDAPDDKGCNRYGRGHDGKDCDYHGPKPKPGCPDDKEDDKQCNRHGKNRHGDKCDYHPPGGDDNDDDDDAPDDKGCNRYGRGHDGKDCDYHGPKPKPGCPDDKEDDKQCNRHGKNRHGDKCDYHPPGGDDNDDDDDAPDDKGCNRYGRGHDGKDCDYHGPKPKPGCPDDKEDDKQCNRHGKNRHGDKCDYHGKDKHPRPPSKTVTQYTTLTDYITYCPEPTTITLTTCKDKKCEPKTVTITEPTTLTITGECVVPVPVPTETGDSNDWNGNNWGYWGYCDPVTVTEYATKYIKQSPKTKTKTETTTITAIGYDNMPTVIPTPMPTPMPTPIPTPTDDMTSSAEPTESDTLTATYTPPIVIKRALFGL; the protein is encoded by the coding sequence ATGAAATTCGAAAACGTCGCGATTTTATTCAGTATAGCCGCCGCAGTTGTTGCTAATGAAGAGGGAGCTAAACACAGGAGAAGTCTTGGTGACAAAGGAAATAGCAACTCGTTGACTTCAATTTACCgtagggatgttgaggGACATAAGCTTGGGTGGAGAGGTATTGGCTGGAGTAAGCTTTCTTCGAGAGCTGTCACTGATGATGGTACTGTAGGAGTTGAAAGTACCGATGGAAGTGATGGAAGTGATGGAAGTGATGGTAGTACTGCAGGAGTTGAAAATACCGAAGGAAATGTTGATGGTGTTGTTCAAAGTACCGAAGAAAGTGATCAAGATGCTGAAGGGAGTGATGATGGTAAAGGAGTTGAAAGTACCGAAGAAAGTGATGAAAATGCTGAAGGAAGTGGTACTACAGCAGTTGAAAGTACTGGAGTTGAAAGTACTGGAATTGAAAGTACTCGGGTTGAAAGTACTGGAATTGAAAGTACTGGGGTTGAAAGTACCCAAGGAAGTGATGATGGTACTGCAAGTGCTGGAAGAGTTGGTAATGGAGGTGAAGATGATACACCAGATGATAAGGGATGTAACCGTTATGGGAGAGGAAGTGATGGTAAGAAGTGTGATTACCACGGTCCTAAACCAAAACCAGGAGATCCAGATGACgaggaagatgataaaCAATGTAACCGTCATGGCAAGAACCGTCATGGTGACAAGTGCGACTACCATCCACCTGGTGgtgacgatgatgatgataatgacgatgacgacaatgatgatgacgataatgatgatgatgacgatgcACCAGATGATAAGGGATGCAACCGTTATGGTAGAGGACATGATGGTAAGGATTGTGATTACCACGGACCAAAACCAAAGCCAGGATGTCCTGATGACaaggaagatgataaaCAATGTAACCGTCATGGCAAGAACCGTCATGGTGACAAGTGCGACTACCATCCCCCTGGTGGTGacgataatgatgatgatgacgatgcACCAGATGATAAGGGATGCAACCGTTATGGTAGAGGACATGATGGTAAGGATTGTGATTACCACGGACCAAAACCAAAGCCAGGATGTCCTGATGACaaggaagatgataaaCAATGTAACCGTCATGGCAAGAACCGTCATGGTGACAAGTGCGACTACCATCCACCTGGTGGTGacgataatgatgatgatgacgatgcACCAGATGATAAGGGATGCAACCGTTATGGTAGAGGACATGATGGTAAGGATTGTGATTACCACGGACCAAAACCAAAGCCAGGATGTCCTGATGACaaggaagatgataaaCAATGTAACCGTCATGGCAAGAACCGTCATGGTGACAAGTGTGACTACCACGGAAAAGATAAGCATCCTCGCCCTCCATCAAAAACAGTCACTCAATATACAACTCTTACTGATTATATCACGTATTGTCCAGAACCAACCACAATCACTTTGACTACTTGCAAGGATAAAAAATGCGAGCCAAAGACTGTCACCATAACCGAACCAACAACATTAACCATCACCGGCGAATGTGTAGTTCCAGTTCCAGTTCCAACTGAAACAGGTGATAGTAATGACTGGAACGGTAATAACTGGGGATATTGGGGATATTGCGATCCTGTCACTGTAACCGAATATGCTaccaaatatattaaacaGAGTccaaaaacaaaaacaaaaacaGAAACAACGACTATAACGGCAATCGGATATGACAATATGCCAACTGTCATCCCTACTCCTATGCCAACTCCTATGCCTACTCCCATCCCTACACCTACGGATGATATGACTAGTAGTGCAGAGCCAACAGAATCTGATACCTTAACAGCAACTTATACCCCACCAATCGTTATTAAAAGAGCATTATTTGGCCTTTAA
- a CDS encoding DEHA2A01474p (similar to uniprot|P07278 Saccharomyces cerevisiae YIL033C BCY1 Regulatory subunit of the cyclic AMP-dependent protein kinase), with product MTDNQYATEELNQLQKELVAKNPIDVLQFCANYFNSKLELQRSQLWQQQNKAKAAGINLFPSIDNVFNSDGGAIMTTNKRQPSFKSPFGDNDPTSIDHHHDDDPKEAPGASKQQNKAELFKGGFGVGKSTPSKPLQELDPNDPSHSASQDTDAAPPVPKSKIPVAFNANRRTSVSAEAMNPNKFKSDSWKPPINDLTAAQKVELSKTLGSNFLFRQLDVSSKKTVIEALGKKEFKNGDEIIKQGDEGDYFYIIEKGTVDFYVNGNQVNSSGEGSSFGELALMYNSPRAATAVAASDTGVTCWALDRQTFRRILLERTFNRRLMYEDFLKDVKVLSSLSSQERSKLADALSTEIYHKGDKIVKEGEQGENFYFIESGSCQVSKDGKGVLTKLSKGDYFGEVALLNDLPRQATVEALDTVIVATLGKSGFSRLLGPAVDILKSQDPTANQGSSN from the coding sequence ATGACAGACAATCAGTATGCTacagaagaattgaatcaattgcAGAAAGAGCTTGTTGCTAAGAATCCAATTGATGTGTTGCAGTTCTGCGCCAATTACTTCAACTCGAAATTGGAGCTCCAGAGATCGCAGTTGTGGCAGCAGCAGAATAAGGCGAAGGCGGCGGGAATTAACTTGTTTCCGCTGATTGATAATGTGTTCAACTCGGACGGCGGGGCCATAATGACGACCAACAAGAGACAACCTAGCTTCAAGTCGCCATTTGGGGACAACGATCCGACACTGATCGACCACCACCATGACGATGATCCTAAGGAAGCACCAGGGGCTTCGAAACAGCAAAATAAGGCCGAATTGTTCAAAGGGGGATTTGGAGTTGGCAAAAGTACGCCGCTGAAGCCATTGCAGGAGTTGGATCCCAACGACCCATCGCATTCGGCTTCCCAGGACACAGATGCTGCTCCACCGGTGCCTAAGTCCAAAATACCAGTTGCATTCAATGCGAATAGAAGAACCTCGGTATCGGCAGAAGCCATGAACCCCAACAAGTTCAAATCAGACTCGTGGAAGCCCCCAATCAACGACTTGACTGCCGCACAAAAGGTCGAGTTATCCAAGACGTTGGGTTCCAATTTCCTTTTCCGCCAATTAGATGTCAGCTCAAAGAAGACGGTTATTGAGGCCTTAggaaagaaagaattcaagaatggCGACGAAATCATAAAGCAAGGTGATGAAGGGGACTACTTCTACATAATCGAAAAGGGTACCGTTGATTTCTACGTCAATGGAAACCAGGTCAACTCCAGTGGTGAAGGGTCTTCTTTCGGTGAATTAGCATTGATGTACAACTCACCAAGAGCTGCCACCGCAGTGGCGGCCTCCGATACAGGAGTCACCTGTTGGGCGTTGGATAGACAAACGTTCCGTCGTATTTTATTAGAACGTACGTTCAATAGAAGATTGATGTACGAAGACTTCTTGAAGGATGTCAAAGTATTGTCTAGCTTATCGAGCCAGGAAAGACTGAAGTTGGCCGATGCCTTGAGCACAGAGATCTACCACAAGGGAGATAAAATCGTCAAAGAAGGCGAGCAAGGTGAAAACTTCTATTTCATCGAAAGTGGTAGCTGTCAGGTTTCTAAGGATGGCAAAGGTGTACTCACCAAGTTATCAAAAGGTGACTATTTCGGTGAGGTTGCATTGTTGAATGATTTACCAAGACAAGCCACTGTAGAAGCATTAGATACTGTTATTGTCGCAACTTTAGGTAAATCAGGCTTCTCCAGGTTATTAGGTCCTGCGGTTGATATATTAAAGAGTCAAGATCCTACTGCGAACCAAGGCTCCAGTAATTAA